From one Ursus arctos isolate Adak ecotype North America unplaced genomic scaffold, UrsArc2.0 scaffold_26, whole genome shotgun sequence genomic stretch:
- the AMIGO2 gene encoding amphoterin-induced protein 2, translated as MSLRLHTLPTLPGVVRPGCRELLCLLVITVTVSRGASGVCPTACICATDVVSCTNKNLSKVPGNLFRLMKRLDLSYNRIGLLDAEWIPASFVKLNTLIIRHNNITSISTGSFSTTPNLKCLDLSSNKLKTVKSAVFQELKVLEVLLLYNNHISYLDPSAFGGLSQLQKLYLSGNFLTQFPMDLYVGRFKLAELMFLDVSYNRIPSLPMHHINLVPGKQLRGIYLHGNPFVCDCSLYSLLIFWYRRHFSSVMDFKNDYTCRLWSDSKHSRQVLLLQESFMNCSDSIINGSFRALGFIHEAQVGERLIVPCDSKTGNANTDFVWVGPDNRLLEPDQELENFHVFHNGSLVIESPRFEDAGVYSCIAMNRQRLLNETVDVTINVSNFTVNRSHAHEAFNTAFTTLAACVASIVLVLLYLYLTPCPCKCKSKRQKNILNQSNAHSSILNPGPAGDTPADERKAGAGKRVVFLEPLKDTAAGQNGKVRLFPSDTVIAEGILKSTRVKSDSDSVNSVFSDTPFVAST; from the coding sequence ATGTCTTTACGTTTACACACGCTGCCCACCCTGCCTGGAGTTGTCAGACCGGGCTGCAGGGAGCTGCTGTGTTTGTTGGTGATCACGGTGACCGTGAGCCGCGGCGCCTCCGGGGTGTGCCCCACCGCCTGCATCTGTGCCACGGACGTCGTGAGCTGCACCAACAAAAACCTGTCCAAGGTGCCTGGGAACCTTTTCAGACTGATGAAGAGGCTGGATCTGAGCTATAACAGGATCGGGCTTCTGGATGCTGAGTGgattccagcatcatttgttaagCTGAACACCCTAATTATTCGTCATAACAACATCACCAGCATTTCCACAGGCAGTTTTTCCACAACTCCAAATTTGAAGTGTCTTGACTTATCCTCCAATAAGCTGAAGACCGTGAAAAGTGCAGTGTTCCAAGAGTTGAAGGTTCTGGAAGTGCTCCTGCTTTACAACAATCACATTTCCTATCTCGATCCTTCAGCTTTTGGAGGGCTCTCCCAGTTGCAAAAACTCTACTTAAGTGGAAACTTTCTCACGCAGTTTCCCATGGATTTGTATGTTGGAAGGTTCAAGCTGGCGGAGCTGATGTTTCTAGATGTTTCTTATAACCGAATCCCCTCCCTGCCAATGCACCATATTAATTTAGTACCAGGAAAACAGCTGAGAGGCATCTACCTTCATGGAAACCCATTTGTCTGTGACTGTTCCCTCTATTCGTTGCTGATCTTTTGGTATCGCAGGCACTTCAGCTCCGTGATGGATTTTAAGAACGATTATACCTGTCGCCTGTGGTCTGACTCGAAGCACTCCCGTCAGGTGCTTCTGCTCCAGGAGAGCTTTATGAATTGCTCGGACAGCATCATCAATGGCTCCTTCCGTGCACTTGGCTTTATTCATGAGGCTCAAGTTGGGGAAAGGCTGATTGTCCCCTGTGACAGCAAGACTGGCAATGCAAATACCGATTTCGTTTGGGTCGGCCCAGATAACAGACTGCTGGAGCCGGATCAAGAGCTGGAAAACTTTCACGTGTTTCACAATGGAAGTCTGGTTATAGAGAGTCCTCGTTTTGAGGATGCGGGAGTGTATTCCTGTATCGCCATGAACAGGCAGCGCCTGTTAAACGAGACCGTGGACGTCACCATCAACGTGAGCAATTTCACCGTGAACAGATCCCACGCCCATGAGGCATTTAACACCGCTTTCACCACCCTCGCCGCCTGCGTGGCCAGTATCGTTTTGGTACTTCTGTACCTCTATCTGACGCCGTGTCCCTGCAAGTGTAAAagcaagagacaaaaaaatattCTCAACCAAAGCAATGCCCATTCGTCTATTCTCAATCCCGGCCCTGCTGGCGACACCCCTGCTGACGAGCGGAAGGCCGGGGCTGGTAAAAGAGTGGTGTTTTTGGAACCCCTGAAGGATACTGCCGCAGGGCAGAACGGGAAAGTCAGGCTC